Within the Eucalyptus grandis isolate ANBG69807.140 chromosome 1, ASM1654582v1, whole genome shotgun sequence genome, the region CACAGCAGAGCTTTTCAGCCTATGCCTTACGGAGAACATGATCATCATTTCCATAACGACATAAAAACTAAATCCAGAACaacattcttttcctcctccactTAACAAACCGCAGCATCACTTTCAGTTCGGGCGAACGGCGGGAACTCGAAGGGCATTGCGTTTTCTTCCCCGAGCGATCGACCTAACCTCGGCTCTATTTCGCTCCTCGGCAACGTCTCAGAGAGCTCCGAAGAGCGATCGATTCACTATGATGAACGATGCAAGAGAGCGTGATTTGGTCTGACGAGCCGAAACTCATCGAGCTCAGTTTCGATTTCAGCGTTCATTCGCACGAAATCCACGGCGGAGCGCAATCGAGAACATTCGGGAAAAACAGAAGGAGAGCGATCAGCTGACGAACCTCTTAGCGGTGCCGTCGCCGTACCGCTCCACCAGAACCACGGGAGACGGAGCCTCGCACCTGCTTCCGAAGAAAAACCGCACGTCACGAACGCGGCGGGGtggaagggaagggaagaagCAGGTTCCGGAGCTTCACCTGGGAATGGCGGCGTCTTCGTGGTCGGCGGCGCGTGGAGGAGAGCCGCGGGAGCaggaggagggaggcggcggcggcggcggcggcggggctcCGCCGTCTTGGCGGCTGCTTCTCCgccggcgggggcggcgggagAGGAGGAAGGCGCGGTGCGGGAACGAGAGGTGCACCGTTTGAGACATGCTGACTCTCTGTGTTTTTTGTTATCTTCTTTCCTCCCATAAAAGATCGGTTGACATaaagaaatttggaaaattttgtaGTAAGAGCCTCATAAACTATTTGTATCTCAAAAGAGGTCCCTAGAgtggaaattattaaattttttttttccaaaagtccAAGGACAATTTAGTCTCAACGCATACTCCCAGCTGACGATACAATGAGAAAacggagagaaaagaaaaggggaaaaaaaaaaaaaaccttagccATGACAAGTGTTTCACTGGTTTTGGATCTTGCAACGACATTCGCCAAGtgttatgttttgatttttatttaagggGACTTAGGTTTTGTCAAGTACTAATAGAGATATACTATAGTCTTGAATTTAATGGAATCGTTTAGtacaatcttggaatcaatgaTAATCAATATTAGCTTAATTCAAACACACTTCAATAAGCTAATGAAAGACTAGTAAGATCAAGTAATTTATACAATATCGAAAGTAGTCCAATAATGctgaacaataaaaataatattgataAGGCACTACTCCTAGATTGATTTGAAAATACAACATCAGAATCTAATCAATAATACTGAATAGTGGAAACAACATCGAATAGGTATTGCTTTTAGGTGTATATGAGAACATaatgttggaatttaattgacgacgTTGAACAGTAGAAATAACATTAGGTATGTGCTACTACTATATGGATATAAGGACACAACGTCAGAATCTAATCAATAATACTATCTAAAATATAGACACTTGTCGGAATTGAATCTACGATAGGAATCTGAAACAATAGCTAAACTAGGTTGGCTAAGATAATTATAAGGATAAGATAAAGGATTTTGATATGTTGTTTGGGAGGCTCTTCATTGGATGTTTGTAGCATTTATATGCCAATTTGGTAACCGTTGGTTGGCTAATCCCTCCTTGAAAGTCGCTTTACATTCTCTGCTTAACCGCTTTATTCATATCTTGTTGCCTTCTGACTTGTTCGACGATGTAGGCATGACTTGTTTTGCAAGTATTAACTGCACTTTTGATTTTGCGTGCCCTTTTAAGTATCGATTGTTcccacctaaattttggtgccAATTCTATTTGAATTTTACGTCTACAATAGTGTCTGTTGGCCTGAATACGTGGCAATCAACTACTTTATTGAATCACACATTTCCACTTGTAGGCCCATCAAAATCTAGCTCAAGGGCTTTTGAAAACCTTGGCTATACTTCTCTCTATGACTAATATGAGGGTTGATGTTGATCATAACCAGCACCTGACAATGAGGATAATTTTGAATGTCAATATCCCTCATGGCCAACACATGGCTGTAAGGATAATTTTATGTGTCAACAATGAGAAAAATGGCATGTTGGCCGGCTAACGAAAATTTGACTGGCTGATGAGTCAGAGTGTGTTTTGAGACTAAATTATTCACTTGACAGCCTTGTTTGGGACATGATTCATTTTAAGGATTTTCTTGAATAAACGGTCTCACTTGGGGattctatttgaaatttttcgaaaaagatAAAGATGTTGACCAATTTCCTCCTAACAATCGTGTAATTATACCAATATGTTTAAAGATGCATTTTTGCGAAATTCTATACAAAAGTGGGTAAGGTGAAAACTATCATATTAACGCAACAGTTTGCGAAGAAAGGTTTCAAAATTGAACCAGCTCGTCGAACCAGTTCGATTAGTAAAGATGTGTTTTCCGATcattttttgccctttttctttatttttatttttttgttcttttggattGGTATGTTCGGTTTTAATAGCATTGATAAGTTTGGTTCGATTAGCGGTATGACTTCCAACGtaaacttttttcattttatttttagcttGATCTAAGTTTTGCAAACACGTGCTCGAAACATCCGTGATATATAAACATTAAGATGCAGATTcccatgtatttttttttaaaaaacatttataaaattcgcataatattttatattatggCGGGTCCTAAACTTAACACTGAACAAATCGGTTGTTTTTGCGGTTCGATTTTCAACATACTGAATTCAAGCAATCCTGTAAACAAACCGCACATTGGCCAAGAGCCGTTTCATAACCAGTTTTATCTTGATTCCAATACAAATGTCGTACCATATATATGTAGTTCTTGCAATTTTCAACTAGAGATCTATCATTTCATTTCGCGATCCAACGACTGCGAAATGCGTGTCCTTCTTCGACTTGATAGCAAACGCCATGCCTCCTCTGCAAGAAAATCCAATCCTCTCGACATTCTCAACCCACCAAGAAGAAGACTTTGACATTAATCGATGGACGGGGAAACTGATCAAGCCTATCACCATCACAGAAAGTAATTGTGTATTCGAAACTGTAGCATCGACAGAAACTAATCGCGTCCAAGCAGAGGTATGGGAGTCGCAGGATTGACCTGCAAGTAACCCATGAAGCTGGGTTCTAAGAGAATCGAGTACACTACAGAGACGTAATGACAGGTAAAAACCAAAATAATCCAACGCTACATCAcagaaaaaataaggaaaaaattgcCTGCCGACCAGCTCGAACGATGACTTCTCAAGGACCCCTCAAGAGTCATGCCAAAGATTGAGCAACCGTTGGACCATCTGATACCATCTCCTAGTGAGAAAGCCTGGTCGTAAACAATGGCCCCCATCCTGCTCGATATATATGCCcgcaaaaatcaatattttgacagaaaaaggagaagaaataaTGACTGAAAGAATTGGATCTTTTAAAAGTCGGCGGCTGCTCCATTTTGTTTCAGGCGGTTTTCCTCCTTAATCCTCTCGAGCTCTTTTTCACCAGCAGCAATCAAGCGTTTGACTGTATCATATGTCGTAAGCCTAATGCTGCAGGAAGGCCAGATGGGCAAACATGTTCAGTGTTATGTAAATGGAGATTAGCGTATCGTCATAAGTATGCATGCAAGCAAGTAGATTTAGATCATGTACATTTGTATGAAAACTTGACAAGTCTCGCAATTTCCCTGGTCCAACACAAGATTTCGAAGGCACAAGATTGATATGCACACTAAAAGTACTAAGAGGCACCAGAGCATtctaaaaagaaggaaacataaTAAGTACCTAGATGAAAAATGGCCGAAACCAAAAACTTTGGGTTGGGTTCATGGGAGTGGGAGAACAACTAGGACAAAGGAGGAGCAGCTGACACTAATATTCACCCCTTGGAACTTCATATAACTATTTTCTAAAcacagaaaggaaaaacaaaataacaatacaaaatacaaaaagCGCACAGATAATTCCATCAAAGAATATCACTTCAACTTCTCTGCATCTCATCACAGATATGAAAATTATCTCAAGGGGATTGATGGCTAAGATTCTAATAAAACCCCAGTTGATACTTTCATGAAGTAGTCATCATTTATAGGCCACAGCCAAATTAGGCCAACAAAGCTGAAAACTTGACGATTACAAGGAAATTGTATGTATTTCCCTAGTCCCAGAATTCACAAAGCACAATGGAGGAGAAACTCTGAACAGGAATtcaggaagaagaggaggtgAGAGAAATCACAGTAACCTGCTATTTGGTAAGTTTTTCAATGCATTTGGCAAAAATCCTCGATATAAGCCAATCACTCCATCCCGTTCAATAATACCTGCTTGAAGGAATGAATCAAGATTCATATAAGAAAGCAAATGCACAAGTGCTTGCAGATATAGTGCAGATGCTATTAGATGACACAGGAAAACTATCTGTTGAAAGCATGCCTAATCGAAAACCCCATCAATGAATCTGAGCTCAAATTATGGTATATCAGAGTCTAAAAAAAGAATCCTCCTTAATCATGTCAGTCAATCCATGAGAAGCCAAATGCAGATTCTAATATTGAGACCAGGGGAAAGCATACAATCTCTCACATGACATCATAACTAAGAAATCAAAAAAGAAGGGATCATATTTGGGTGACATTCACTATCACTGGTGCAACATCCTTGTTAGCAATCATGTATTCTGATCTGCTACTGTATCTATCCTTTTAGTGATGTTGCTCTGATGCTGAGAACACAGTGATGATGACAAACTGCCAGGATCAAATCACCTGGAAAAGCATCCAGAACTGTCTTGTAAGGGACACCCTTCATCTGCATCTGTCTTCTGACGGTGTCTAGGGGATAACACGTTATTGTGGCAAGGCCAGCTGAGAGCAATGCTGTTACAAGAGATGCTTCAGTcctcttttgatatttctctGGCAAAGATTTTTTTATCCTGTTATCCATCAAAAGTATCATCTCGATCTGGCCTTCATTGAGGATGCATGATTTAACAGAATATAAAGAATAACATGAGAGCACTCACAAATCAAACATGCAGAAGTTCACTGCAATGTAAGGAGCTATTCCTATTAGAGCGGGTCCTAGACCTTTGTAAAATGATGCCAACCCTTCCTCTTTCAGCATGCTCAGGGCAACcttagagaaaagaaagaaaaagaatcaaccAACATCTGTAATGAGAGGTAATCTCTGCATCTGCATTGCATCACTTGAAGAGATTGAATATACCTGTGACATTGATCTATGTCCAGGTTCCACTGCCAAGCGCAAACGTAGGACATCCAATGGGTAGGTGACCTACACGGGAGTAGATAGATGTCCTTACACTGATTTtgtcacataaaaaaatatcaagagaACCTACGTTATGTTCATAAGTAACAGTGACTGGAACAGAACCTATACTAGAAAGACAGATTATAATTTTCAGAAACTCCCAATAAACCCAACTTTTCTTGAGGCTCTGCATACTTACAAAGGTAGAAGTCATGCCAGCACAAGCACCAGCCATTAGTCTTCCAACAACAGAAAGTTCACCATCTTTTCCCTTAAAGAGTTTCTACTATTCCAAGAACCAAAAAATTATAACGTTAGTGTCATGCAGTATGCACTGACTTCTCCATCACCAATTTTGGGAAGGGTTAAAACAAGATGGCTTCATACATACCTTGTAAAATTCATAAGCAAATAGTTGGACGGCGCTGTATGGTATAATTCTTATCACCTGGAACATAAAGACATGGGCATAATGCACATAAACATAGGATTTTGTGAACCAATAGTGAGTTATAAAGCCAACAAACCTGCGGGAGGTTGCCCTTCCAGTAACCTttcattccttcttctttgcctATCATTGTGATAGCCTGCATTCAAACATATTGAATTTCTACTAGGTAATGGatgggaaaggaaaaagaaagatttacAGAGACAGCGCTGGATCAAAGATGGGTGTATAAAAGTCCAGAAGAAGTAGCGCATTCTGTGTATTCAAATTTCCATGACATCATTGGTTTTTTGGGCCAAAAGACCACCTTATTTCATCTTCAGCATGCAATTATTTTGATACACTACCAAAAAGTTCTATAGTGCAACTTCACAAGATGGTCTACCTAAATTTTGTTGAAtaatacaatttcatttttatgtgaCACGACGATCTTAATATCTCATCTTACAATTCCAGTGAAAGAATTTGACAGATTTTTTATGTGGTGCTTAGAATAGAGTAGTACTAGAAGGGAAGTCGATGAGAAATTAACAAACAAGTTTGTTGATTGAAGTAAGAGCGAATATCTAGTTAAAGGATTCCagatttatagaagaaaaactGTAAGTATGGTGTCAACAACATTTTATGCCCTGATATGAAAACTTGTGGGTCGCGAGATGCAACAATCTTGTATATGGATAACTCGCTAAGTTAGACACATATCTTATCTGACTCATAAGACCATCAGACATTGAAAGAACTTCTTCTTTTATCAAGGCTCCATAGGTTGTGGGCACCTGGTTTTCTAGTATGAAGACAAAGCAACTTAATGCTGAGACAGATAATGTCATACTTGTCTCAGAAGGAAGGTTCTCTCACCAATTTCCATTAAACTGTTTTTTTCGAGAATATTAACTCCAAATGAAATAACTCTTATTCCAACTTACCAAGATTAAAAGATCAGGACAAACATTTCAGCTAAATGAAATTCCAGCTATATCTTACCTCGGCAAAACCAATAGCCTTCTTTGCACTTTGTTGTCCAACTCGAACCCCATGAGTCTGTCAAAGGCAGCAAATTCACTAGAGTCTAGTGAGCCCCGAGCTCAAGAAAACTACCCTTATGAATAAGTGATACCAAAAAGCAGGCACAGCAAAGAGACAATTTCAACACTTCCAGTCAAAGCATTTGATATAACCAGAAGAAACATCCATTCTCCACTCCAAAGGAACATGCACTCATGAAGATGACCCTAAACTGAAAAAGCAAGGCAAtcaatccaaaaatccaaacgACCTCGGCCCTGCATTTGTCACATTATTCCTCACAACCTGTTCCGTCAGAAATATATCCCGAGGAAGAGGATCATTCCCATTTGCAGTCCAGCAACATACTGTCCAAACACATCATTTCTCAAGGCCGCGGCATAACAGTAGCTGAATTTGCCACAACCGATCGGTTGCACTATAGCCCGGAGATATCAAGAACGTAAATCAGTAACCGAAAAACAAGAACAACATTTGAAGATtatagtttttcaattttcatagtTAACGTAGCTTATTCCCCTACAACAAtccaaaattcaaataatcggTAGTCACATCACTTTCCTCGAATCAAAACACACGAGGCCAAACCAAAATTCATCCTCCCGAACCAAAGGAAATGCCACTGAATTCGAAGCCCGCCAAAACCAACAGAagcagaaaataataataaaaaaaataaaaaataaaaagaaaacagtgCACCTGCATAAGAAGCTTAATCCGGTCGAGCGGAGCCGTGACGGTCTTCGCGGCGGCGCCCGCGATGGCCCCGGCGACGAACAGCGCCGCGTCCCTCGGCACGAGGGCCACCGTCGCCAGCGGGTGCTTCAGCAGCTGCGCCGGCGTCGGCTCGCActcgctcctcctccgccgctccCCTTCTCCGCCACCGACAGCGCCGCGaaccccccgccgccgccgccgccgccgccgccgggatcCCCGGTCCTCAGGCACAGCCGCGACCGGCTCCACAATGGCGGCCCGCGGCCCTCCGCCGCGGCGGCGAGGCCCGGGATGCCGCGGCACACCAGCACGCCCTTCTCTTCCCCCCTCATGGCCATGGAGAACGGAATTCAAAGAGATAAGGCGAAAGaacgaggaagagagggaggtgtagagagagaaagagcgagcgcgctagagagagaaagagaggttAGTTGCAGAGTGGAGGGAGCGAAACGAGCAGGAGGGGGAGGGGCAGTGAAGGATGGAGATCGTCCTTTTCCTccttattttaattatatttcgttattattatatatttttttggattcgACTTTCCTTATTAATTAATCGCTTGCCAAGATTATGCATAGAAAATCATCCCATAATCTCGCCACGTGGATCGCCACAATAAAAGCCAATTTCTCACACGAAAATGCATAAAATAAGAGACTCGTTGTACCtgaaaagaggaagaggaaaaggacGGTTATAAATATATTTCAGAGTGGGCCCTCTTCCctttatgattaatttttttgaaacatgaCACGGCCTTAATGTATTTAGCCCATTAAGATATTGAAACGTGCGAACTGCGTCA harbors:
- the LOC104418775 gene encoding LOW QUALITY PROTEIN: probable envelope ADP,ATP carrier protein, chloroplastic (The sequence of the model RefSeq protein was modified relative to this genomic sequence to represent the inferred CDS: deleted 2 bases in 1 codon), whose protein sequence is MAMRGEEKGVLVCRGIPGLAAAAEGRGPPLWSRSRLCLRTGDPGGGGGGGGGGFAALSVAEKGSRRRSECEPTPAQLLKHPLATVALVPRDAALFVAGAIAGAAAKTVTAPLDRIKLLMQTHGVRVGQQSAKKAIGFAEAITMIGKEEGMKGYWKGNLPQVIRIIPYSAVQLFAYEFYKKLFKGKDGELSVVGRLMAGACAGMTSTFVTYPLDVLRLRLAVEPGHRSMSQVALSMLKEEGLASFYKGLGPALIGIAPYIAVNFCMFDLIKKSLPEKYQKRTEASLVTALLSAGLATITCYPLDTVRRQMQMKGVPYKTVLDAFPGIIERDGVIGLYRGFLPNALKNLPNSSIRLTTYDTVKRLIAAGEKELERIKEENRLKQNGAAADF